In Longimicrobiaceae bacterium, the DNA window GCGGCGGTTACATTCGTCGCGCAGGCAGGCCCGAGCCGCGCGGGGATGGCAAGCACCGGGCGCGAATCCTGCGACGGCGCGCGGGGCGTCCAGGTCATTCCGTTACAGGAGGTTGCAGTGCGTCCGCTGATCGCCGTCACCACCTCGATGGGCCCGGGAGGCTCGCACCAGCTTCCGCACGTGACGCTGAACGTGCAGTACGTGACGGCCGTCGAAGAGCCCGGCGGCACCGCGCTGCCGCTGACCCCCGCGCACAACCCCCAGTCCATCGAGCGCGTCATCGACGCCGCGCACGGGCTGCTGCTCAGCGGCGGCGAGGACGTGGACCCGGCGCTGTACGGCCAGGAGCCGCACCCGGAGCTGGGCTCGGTCAACCCCCCGCGCGACACCATGGAGATGGCCGCGCTCCAGGCGGCGCTTCGCCGCGGCATCCCCGTGCTCGCCATCTGCCGCGGCGTGCAGCTGCTGAACGTGGCGCTGGGCGGCACGCTCATCCAGGACCTGGGCTCGCAGCGCCCGGGTCCGCTGGTGCACGAGCAGGAGGCGCCCGTCCTGCACCGCTGGCACTCCGCCACGGTTCGCCTCGAGTCCGGCCTGCACTCCATCTTCGGGCGCACCGAGTTGTTCATCAACTCGTTCCACCACCAGGCCATAGACCGCGTGGCGCCCGGCCTGGAGGCCACCGCCTGGGCCGAGGACGGCATCGTGGAGGGCGTGGAGGGCCGCGGCCACCCGTGGATGTACGGCGTGCAGTGGCACCCCGAGCGCGGCGAGGCCGAGATCGTGGGCGACAAGCGCGACCCGGACCGCCGGCTGCTGTGGGCCTTCGTGGACGCCGCACGCCAGTTCATGGCCGGCGAGGGCGTCTTCGCCCCAGCCGCGCAGCCCGGAGTCTACCCCATCACCAGCGCCCCCCGCCGCGCCGTCCGGTAGACGCCTCGCGTCCTCAACGGACGCGAGGTATCGCGGCACCGTGTTTCCGCAGCACCTGCTCGGCCGTCCCAGCAGCTTCCTTCGCGCCTTCCCATCATCCCCGCAGAACACAGGAGAACCGCCCATGATGCTGATGACGCTCATCCCCTTCATCATCGGATACGTGCTGCTGATCGGGACCGTCGTGGCGGTCGTGTGGCTCGTCCGCAGCGTGATCTTGATGGAGCGCCACCAGCGCCAGATCGTCCAGGTCCTCGCCGCCATCGAGCTCGGCCTCCGCGAACGCCCGTAGCTCTGCCGCAGAAGGCAATGCAGGGGGCGATGCAGGGACGGTCTGGCGGGGATTGGGATGCGAGACGAAGGATGGGTGCGTGCCGATACAGCGGATGCGATAAAATCGCACCCCCACAACGACATCGCAGATCCGGTAGATGCGGATGCGCGGCCGGCCGGTCGCGCGGAGATGTTCGGAATTGCAGCCCGCGCAGGCGGGCTTCGTGCCGTCGTAGCCGCGGCTTTAGCCGCCAGGCGTTCGCACCGATGTACGCGGATCGACCGCGGTCAACCTCAACAGCGGTAGATGCGCTTCAGCTCAGCACGGTGAAATAATCCACCTCGTCGAGGCGGAACTCGATGCGGTCACCCGTGTTGGGGTGCGTGGCGGTCAGCACCTCGCTTCCGATGTCCGTGCGCAGCGAGAGGGGCACGATCACGAACTCCGTGCCCCGCCGCGAAAGCTGAACGCGCGACCGCTCCGTGATCGCGCGCTCCAGCCGGTCCAGCCGGTCCGGCGTCCAGTTCACGGCCCCTCTCCCGCGCCCGCCGTCGCCGCCCCCGCGGAGTCGGGCATCCCGGGCGCCGGCGCGGCCGGGACCGGCGCCGTACCTGCGGGCGGACGGGCGTTGATGCCTTCCGGGCGGACCGAGAGGTAGTACGTCTTGATGAAAAGCGAGTCCACGCGCGCGAAGTTGGGGTCCGGCAGGTCGCCGAACTTCACGCCGGGCTCGGGGCGGGGGATGGAGATGCCCAGGCTGTCCATCCACGCGTTGAAGTCCGCGCGCGCCAGCTTCTGGAGGTAGCCGTCCAGGCTCACGCCCGCGCCGCTGTGCACGCCGCGCAGCGCCCCCGGCCCTGGCGACGGCTCGAAGCGCACCAGGATGCGCCGCCCGTCGTGCGAGTGGACCCAGACCGCGTCGTGCACCACGCCGCTCTCGGCGTAGCCGGAGATGTGGAGCAGGCGGCCCAGCTCGCGGTCCTCCAGCGGCTTCACCTCGGCGAAGCTCTCCTTCTGGAGCGGCATCACCGGCGCGCGGTCGCGCCCGAAGCCCGCCATCGCCCCGCCCTTCTTGCGGTTGGCCATGGTGGCGTCGCCCAGGAAGAACGTGGCGGACGCCCAAACGAGCAGGCAGAGCAGGCTGAGCGAGCCCACCGCGGGCCACACCCAGTTTCCGCGCCTGCGTACGAGCCGTATGTCTGGCATGGCTGAAAGTGCTTCTTTCGGTTGATGTCGTGCGGAACGTCTGGCCCGCCGCGGGGTGCAAGGAGCGTTCCCCGCAGGGCCCCGGAAGGCGCGCGCAGCCTTGCCCGCCGCGCGCGCCGCCGGTTAAGATGATGCCCCCCGCTCGCGCGCGCACCCCCGCGCCGCCAGACCCACTCGTTCCGGAGGAAGCTGCCCGTGCCTCGTCCCGCGCCGTCCAACCCGCGGCGGTCGCCGCTGCTGCCGCTGTACATCGTGCTGGGCGTCGTCGCGCTGGCCGGCCTGGGGCTCCTTGCGCGCCAGCTCGCCAAGAAGAACGACCCCGCCGCCAACGCCATCGTGAAGGTAGACGTGCCGCCCGGCATGCTGAACTCCACGCCCGGCATGAGCATGGGCAACGCCAACGCGCCCGTGGTGATGGAGTTCGCGGACTTCCAGTGCCCGCACTGCGCCGAGTACGCCACGTACATCGAGCCGCTCATGCGCGAGAAGCTGGTGAACACGGGCAAGATCCGCTACGTCTTCTACGACTTCCCGCTGGGCGGCTTCCCGTATAGCGTGCTGGCGCACCGCGGCGGCCGTTGCGCCAACGAGCAGGGCAAGTTCTGGGAGTATCACGACCGCCTGTTCGCCAAGCAGGCCGAGTGGAGCGCCGCCGCCGACGCCGGCGCCGTGGCGGACCAGCTGGTGGCGT includes these proteins:
- a CDS encoding gamma-glutamyl-gamma-aminobutyrate hydrolase family protein, coding for MRPLIAVTTSMGPGGSHQLPHVTLNVQYVTAVEEPGGTALPLTPAHNPQSIERVIDAAHGLLLSGGEDVDPALYGQEPHPELGSVNPPRDTMEMAALQAALRRGIPVLAICRGVQLLNVALGGTLIQDLGSQRPGPLVHEQEAPVLHRWHSATVRLESGLHSIFGRTELFINSFHHQAIDRVAPGLEATAWAEDGIVEGVEGRGHPWMYGVQWHPERGEAEIVGDKRDPDRRLLWAFVDAARQFMAGEGVFAPAAQPGVYPITSAPRRAVR
- a CDS encoding DsbA family protein, producing MPRPAPSNPRRSPLLPLYIVLGVVALAGLGLLARQLAKKNDPAANAIVKVDVPPGMLNSTPGMSMGNANAPVVMEFADFQCPHCAEYATYIEPLMREKLVNTGKIRYVFYDFPLGGFPYSVLAHRGGRCANEQGKFWEYHDRLFAKQAEWSAAADAGAVADQLVAYAGDLGLDKDKFEGCLRSDKYSKEVSQSRAFGESLQVNSTPTLIANGMKIPAPRDYKELESSLSQSLGLPATAAPAAAAPAGGPAAGAPAAPTAGTPAAPANP